The proteins below come from a single Mercenaria mercenaria strain notata chromosome 3, MADL_Memer_1, whole genome shotgun sequence genomic window:
- the LOC123525511 gene encoding iron-sulfur cluster assembly 1 homolog, mitochondrial-like — MATKVVGATVRAVARKRTIIPTKAPLVLTNSAVKKVKELMKQKPDMIGLKIGVKTRGCNGLTYTLDYCNDKGKFDEIVEQDGVKVVIDSKAQLTLLGTEMDYLEDKLAAEFVFNNPNIKGTCGCGESFNV, encoded by the exons ATGGCAACTAAAGTTGTTGGTGCTACTGTTCGGGCAGTTGCTCGCAAAAGAACCATTATACCAACTAAAGCACCACTTGTTCTG ACTAATTCAGCTGTAAAGAAAGTGAAGGAATTGATGAAACAGAAACCTGACATG ATTGGTTTGAAAATTGGTGTGAAGACACGAGGATGCAATGGTTTAACATACACATTAGATTACTGTAATGATAAGGGAAAGTTTGATGAAATTGTGGAGCAAGATG gaGTGAAAGTAGTGATAGATTCCAAAGCACAGTTAACTTTGTTAGGGACTGAAATGGACTATTTAGAAGATAAACTTGCTGCAGAGTTTGTTTTTAATAATCCAAATATAAAAGGAACTTGTGGCTGTGGTGAAAGTTTTAAtgtatga